The nucleotide sequence CGAATTCAGCACCATCCACACCGGCAAGGCTTCTCCCGCCATGGTGGAAAACGTCATGGTCGACGCCTACGGCAGCAACATGCGCCTGATGGAAGTCGCCGCCATCACCACCCCCGACTCGCGCACGATCTCCATCCAGCCCTGGGACAAGGGTGTGCTCAAGGCCGTCGAAAAGGCTATCCAGACCGCCGGGCTCGGGCTCAACCCCGTTGTTCGCGGCACCGTCATCGTCTGCCCGCTGCCCGACCTCTCCGGCGAACGCCGCAAGGAACTGGTCAAGATGGCCAGCGGCCTGTGCGAAAACGGCCGGGTCGGCATCCGCGCTGCCCGCCAGGAAGGCATGACCGCGCTCAAGCAGGGCCTCAAGGACAAGCTCTTCTCCGAGGACGACGCCAAGCGCGGCGAAAAGGATGTCCAGGCCGCTACCGACGAATACGTCAAAAAGATCGACGACGCCTTCAAGGCCAAGGAAACCGAGCTGACCACCGTCTAAGCAACCCACGTCCCGTAATTTTCCCACCCGGCGGCCGGCCCGTGTTCCAAAGACGGCCCGGCCGCTTTTTTTATTTACCAAGGCCAATTTCGCCATGCACTTTCTGGAAAACGCCCGTCGCGTCGTGATCAAGCTGGGCACCGGCGTGCTCACCTCCGGCTCGGGCGATCTCAACACAGATGTCGTCGAGGGGATCGCACGTGAAATCGCCGCTCTCAAACAGCGCGGCCTCCAGGTCGTGCTGGTCAGCTCCGGCGCGGTCGGCCTGGGGCGCGGCCAGCTCGGGCTCAAGCAGCGCCCGAAAAAGCTCTCCTCCCTCCAGAAGTGCGCCGCCGTTGGGCAGAGCATCCTGACCGAGCTTTGGCGGCACGCCTTCGAGCCGCACGGGATCATCGTCGGCCAGCTCCTGCTCACCCGCGAAGACGTGCGCTCACGCAAGCGCCACCTGGCCATCCGCGACCTGTTCGAGGAAATGCTGACCGAGGGCATCGTCCCCATCGTCAACGAAAACGACACCGTCAGCGCCGCCGAAATCAAGTTCGGGGACAACGACGTGCTCTCCGCCCTCGTCGCCTCCATGACCAAGGCGCAACTGCTGGTCATCCTCTCCACCGCCCCCGGCCTGGTGGACATGAAGGGCAGCGGCGAGATCGTCCCCGTGGTCGAGTCCATCACCGCGCAGATCGAGGCCATGGCCGGAGGCTCAGGCACCGTCGTGGGCACCGGCGGCATGATTACCAAGATCCAGGCCGCCCGCCTGGCCATGCGCTCCGGTTGCGGCGCGTTCATCGGCTCGGGAGCAAACCCCGCCATCATTTCCGACCTGTTCGCCGGGCATGCCACCGGCACGATCTTTATCCCCAGTCGCCTGCCGCTGGGCTCGCGCAAGCGCTGGCTGGCCTGGTTCGAGGAGCCCCGGGGTCGTCTCACGGTGGACGCCGGAGCCGCCCGCGCCCTGCGCGAAAAAGGCTCCAGCCTGCTGGCCAAGGGCGTCACCGCCGCTGAGGGCAACTTCAAGCGCGGCGATGTCGTCTCGGTCTTCGGCCCCGGCGGCGAAGCCGTCGCCCGCGGCATGGCCGGATTCCGTATCGAAGAACTGATACAAATCCTCGGCAAAGACTCCGACCAGATCCACACCCTCCACCCCGACCGCAAACACGTCGAAGTCATCCACCGCGACGAACTCGTCCTCATCGGAAAGTAGTTTTTTTCTGGGCTTACGCAGCCCAGACCGGCGACGCAGGGAAATTCATCTTTGGCGGCACCGTGTCAGGAGAGTTTCAATCCTCGGTCCAGCGTTCGGGCGAAGCCCGGGCGCTGGACCGAAAGTGCAGACTCTGTCTGCCGCGGGTCTGGGCTGCGCAAGCCCGGAACTCCCCTCCCCCTACCTACCCCGCTGTGGCGAGCTGCTGGGCGCGGTCGAGGATGCGGGCTTCCTGGTCGGGGGGAACTTCCTCGTAGTGGCTGAAGGATTCACGGTGGCGGCCACGCCCGGCGGTGAGGGAGCGCAGGCGGGTGGCGTAGCGGTAGAGTTCGGCCTGAGGGACGCTCGCGTCGATGACCTGGAACTTGCCCTCTGACTCGACGCCGTTGATACGGCCCCGGCGGCTGGAGAGGTCGCCCATGACATCGCCCACGCACTCATCGGGGACGGTGACGCGGACGCTCAGGATCGGCTCCAGCAGGCTGGGCTGGGCGTTGCGGAAGGCTTCCTGAAAGGCGGCCTTACCCGCGATCTGGAAGGCGATGTCCTTGGAATCGACCGGGTGCTGCTTGCCGTCGAAGAAGTCGATCTTCACGTCCTGAACGTGGAAACCGCCGACCACGCCCTCCTCGCAGGCGGAGCGGACGCCTTTCTCGACCGAGGCGACGAAGACCCGGTCCACGTTGTTACCGACGAGCGAGTTGGTGAACTCGACCCCGGAGCCGCGCGGAAGCGGCTCGATGCGCATCCACACCTCGGCGAATTGCCCGGCCCCGCCGCTTTGCTTCTTGTGACGGTAGCGGCTCTCGGCCCCGGTGCGGATGGTCTCGCGGTAGGGCACGCGCGGTTCGATCAGTTCGATGTCCACGTTGTAGCGGCGCTTGATCTCCTCGGCGGCGACCTTTAGCTGCACCTCGCCCTGGCCGGAGATGATCGTCTGCTTCAACTCCGGGTCGTAGCGGGAAACAAAGGTCGGGTCCTCCTCCTGAATCTCGTGCAGCCCTTGCGAAATTTTTTCCTCGTCGCTGCGGGAGGCGACCCGGAGCGCGCCGTGGATGTTCGGCTCGGGAAAGGCCACGGTGGGCAGAGTGACGCTGAGCTTGCCGCCGCAGAGGGTGTCGCCGGTGTGCGTGTCGCGCAGCTTGACGGCGGCCCCGATATCCCCGCAGTTGAGGTGATCGACGGCGGCGCGCTCGCGCCCGTTGAGCAGGAAAATCTGCCCGATGCGCTCCGTGCCGTTGCGGGAGACGTTGCGCAGGTCCATCCCGTGGCTGACGCCGCCCGAGTACACCCGGAAAAACGACAGTCCGCCGACGTGCTGCTCGTTGAGCGTCTTGAACACAAACAGGCACGGCTCCTCGCCATCGAGTGCCACCTCGGTCTCGTCCCCGGCAACGTCACGAGCGGCCACGCGCTGGCGGTCCAGCGGGGAGGAGCCGTACTTGGCGATGATGTCCATCATGCGGGCCACGCCGACATTGGCCTGCCCCGAGACGGCGAACAGCGGCACCACCACCCGCTGCTGGATAGCGGCGTGCAGGTGCTCGCGCAGTTCGTCTTCGGAGAGGCTTTCCTTTTCAAAGAACAGCTCCATGAGCGAGTCGTCGGTCTCGGCCACGTACTCGATCAGCTCCTTGTGCAGCGCCTTGACGCGGGCGGCCAGCTCGCCCGTGGCCGGGGCCTCGTCGTAGCCGCCGCTGCCGTCGGTGTGGTAGGTGATGACCGAGGTGCGCATGACATCGAGCACGCGGTTAAAGCCCGGCCCGGCGTTGAGCGGGATGGTCATGGGAAAAACCTTGGCTCCGAAATGCGAACGGGCCTCCTCCAGCACCAGCTCGAAGGCCGTATTTTCCTTGTCCAGCAGATTGACCGCGATCATGCGCGGGATGTCGTAGGCCCGCGCGGTGTCGTACACCATGTCCGTGCCCGGCTCGATGCCGTGGCAACCGTTGACCACGACCAGCGCGAAGTCCGCCACCCGCAGCGCGCTCAGCGGCTCGCTCACGAAGTCCGCCGCTCCTGGGCAGTCGATGAGGTTGAACTTCTTGCCCAGCCACTCGGTATGCAGCAACGAGGCGTGGATGGACATCTGGTGCTCGCGCTCGTCAGCATGATAGTCGGACACGCTTGATCCGGCCTCAATGCTGCCGACTTTGCCTATTTGCCCGGCACACACGAGCATGGCGTCACACAGGAGGGTCTTTCCGGTTGAAGCGTGCCCGACTACGGCACAATTACGAATATCAGCGGCGTGATAATTTTTCATCGTAGAAAAAAGATTAAATAGATTTTAGCTAAAAAAAGAGCCCGCGAGCCGGAAACTGGTAAACAAAACGGAGAAGGCTGATACCTTCTCCGTTTTGTCTGAAAATCCCCGTTCATGGCTCCATCTTTCAGAGAGGGGCGGGTTCGCGGCGCTCATCGCCGCAACGAACCCGGTCGGTGAAACTGATCACCCTGGGCTCGACCAGCCGGGCGAAGTCCGTGTAAGCCATTGAAATGGCATCCGTGTGCGTCCCGGCGTTGAAGGTGATGGTGGAGTCTTCGCTCAGGCTCTGCGCGACGAAGACCTCCATCCCGTAAAGGTTCCCGAACGGCGGCATCGCGCCCGGCTCACAGTCCGGAAAACGCCGTACAAACTCCTCCTCGGACGCCAGGTACATCTCCTTGCTGTGCAGCGCCTGGTTGAGCCGCTGAAAGTCGATGTGGTAGCTGGCCGGCAGGACGACCATTGCCAACTGGTTGTGCATCGTCACCATGACGACCTTGGCCAGTTCGCGGCCTGAGACATGGACGCTCGCCGCCACCTCCTGGGCCGAGTAGGCCGGTGAATGGCTCACGGATACATACTTCACTCCGTGCCGGTCGAGATACTCACGCAGTTTTTTTATGCACATAGGCGGATGATGGGGCTGGGGGTTGATAAAAAGAACGGGATTGGCCGAGGGGTACGGCGCTCTGCGGTAACCTGAGCATGCGGGTAAACGGTCCCAAAAGCAAACCTAATCCCCCCATGCAGTAAGTCTTGCCGCAGAGATAAGTCAGGCCCATATAAGTCATAAGCTCTCCCCAAATTAACCGCCAGTGCCACAAATGTCCGCCTCCCAGGCCTTAAGAACGCAGCCCGCCTTCCGACAAATACAGCAAGATCGGCCCTGTAACCTTCTTTGACCGACGCCCTCGATGCCCAGACATTCTTCCCGCCGCTCCTCCTATCAAGACGACGATTACAGCGACCGCCGCGTACGGCTGCGCGCCAAGGTCTTTTTCGACCTCCAGCACCTGCTGCCCGCGCTCGGGCT is from Ruficoccus amylovorans and encodes:
- the fusA gene encoding elongation factor G gives rise to the protein MKNYHAADIRNCAVVGHASTGKTLLCDAMLVCAGQIGKVGSIEAGSSVSDYHADEREHQMSIHASLLHTEWLGKKFNLIDCPGAADFVSEPLSALRVADFALVVVNGCHGIEPGTDMVYDTARAYDIPRMIAVNLLDKENTAFELVLEEARSHFGAKVFPMTIPLNAGPGFNRVLDVMRTSVITYHTDGSGGYDEAPATGELAARVKALHKELIEYVAETDDSLMELFFEKESLSEDELREHLHAAIQQRVVVPLFAVSGQANVGVARMMDIIAKYGSSPLDRQRVAARDVAGDETEVALDGEEPCLFVFKTLNEQHVGGLSFFRVYSGGVSHGMDLRNVSRNGTERIGQIFLLNGRERAAVDHLNCGDIGAAVKLRDTHTGDTLCGGKLSVTLPTVAFPEPNIHGALRVASRSDEEKISQGLHEIQEEDPTFVSRYDPELKQTIISGQGEVQLKVAAEEIKRRYNVDIELIEPRVPYRETIRTGAESRYRHKKQSGGAGQFAEVWMRIEPLPRGSGVEFTNSLVGNNVDRVFVASVEKGVRSACEEGVVGGFHVQDVKIDFFDGKQHPVDSKDIAFQIAGKAAFQEAFRNAQPSLLEPILSVRVTVPDECVGDVMGDLSSRRGRINGVESEGKFQVIDASVPQAELYRYATRLRSLTAGRGRHRESFSHYEEVPPDQEARILDRAQQLATAG
- the frr gene encoding ribosome recycling factor, with protein sequence MTPEAILKNTRSEMQKALDHTLHEFSTIHTGKASPAMVENVMVDAYGSNMRLMEVAAITTPDSRTISIQPWDKGVLKAVEKAIQTAGLGLNPVVRGTVIVCPLPDLSGERRKELVKMASGLCENGRVGIRAARQEGMTALKQGLKDKLFSEDDAKRGEKDVQAATDEYVKKIDDAFKAKETELTTV
- a CDS encoding aminoacyl-tRNA deacylase, whose product is MCIKKLREYLDRHGVKYVSVSHSPAYSAQEVAASVHVSGRELAKVVMVTMHNQLAMVVLPASYHIDFQRLNQALHSKEMYLASEEEFVRRFPDCEPGAMPPFGNLYGMEVFVAQSLSEDSTITFNAGTHTDAISMAYTDFARLVEPRVISFTDRVRCGDERREPAPL
- the proB gene encoding glutamate 5-kinase, which produces MHFLENARRVVIKLGTGVLTSGSGDLNTDVVEGIAREIAALKQRGLQVVLVSSGAVGLGRGQLGLKQRPKKLSSLQKCAAVGQSILTELWRHAFEPHGIIVGQLLLTREDVRSRKRHLAIRDLFEEMLTEGIVPIVNENDTVSAAEIKFGDNDVLSALVASMTKAQLLVILSTAPGLVDMKGSGEIVPVVESITAQIEAMAGGSGTVVGTGGMITKIQAARLAMRSGCGAFIGSGANPAIISDLFAGHATGTIFIPSRLPLGSRKRWLAWFEEPRGRLTVDAGAARALREKGSSLLAKGVTAAEGNFKRGDVVSVFGPGGEAVARGMAGFRIEELIQILGKDSDQIHTLHPDRKHVEVIHRDELVLIGK